TCTTCCTTGTTATCCTGTATATTCTGATTTCCTGAATCTCCCACATCTTATCCAAATTATCCACATATTCACTAAATTTAGTTGGTCTAGAACCCCAGTCGAGTATCCAAAGGGTTCCATTAACATAGATAGCCGCCGCAGCATGACCACCACTTATATCCCCCTTGAACACGGTGTGAACTATATAGACAGGGGATACATTGTTATACAACAACAGGTTGGCAACGAGCAATGCAAAATCACTACAAACACCTTTCTTATACATTATCGTCTCTATTGGAGTTTGAATATAGGTCACCCTTGTCTTTAGTCTACTGAAGTCATAACCCATCTTAGATATAATTCCCTGGGCTTCAATGGCTTTCCCCCAAATGTCGTTTGAATGTAATGTTATATTTACGGTACCGTAACCATACTTAAGAACACACACCATCGCTCCTCTAAAGTCGTAAAGCCAAGCAACCCTATAGTTGCAGAGTTGTCTATAGAAATTGATTTCCTCCCCAGAATGCACAACATAGTTGTCAAATTTGAAACTCCAGAGAGATGAAGTTAGGCTCGGGAGGATTATAAAAACGATGAGGAGCATCCCAACAATTTTCCAGTCAATTAACTTGAAGAACTTTCCTTTTATTGGTCTTGCAAAGAACTTAACATCTGAATACACCATCCTTTCAAGTGCTTCGCCATATCTCCACAGGATGATAAGTGCCCTGTTT
The window above is part of the Pyrococcus sp. NA2 genome. Proteins encoded here:
- a CDS encoding transglutaminase-like domain-containing protein, yielding MSSEHKRILLQCAKELEDVLPDIADRVREIASIESLDAMFLEYLRIVEDVSLRKIERTRRNRALIILWRYGEALERMVYSDVKFFARPIKGKFFKLIDWKIVGMLLIVFIILPSLTSSLWSFKFDNYVVHSGEEINFYRQLCNYRVAWLYDFRGAMVCVLKYGYGTVNITLHSNDIWGKAIEAQGIISKMGYDFSRLKTRVTYIQTPIETIMYKKGVCSDFALLVANLLLYNNVSPVYIVHTVFKGDISGGHAAAAIYVNGTLWILDWGSRPTKFSEYVDNLDKMWEIQEIRIYRITRKKIILDRVYKARFHDDRWRFAYMLFLLVGVFWIKRREWWLI